One Bradyrhizobium sp. CCGB12 genomic window carries:
- the addB gene encoding double-strand break repair protein AddB: MRVFSVPLSVPFLRTVVTALLDGRLVDGFEARKEPARLADATLYLPTRRAMRVVREIFLDEMKADAVVLPRIVALGDIDEDELAFADEGEQFSGATPLDIPPRLGELERRLTLAQLVTAWAKGPVLSPLVVGGPASTLALASDLARLIDDMVTRGVDWSSLDGLVPDNLDRYWQHSLEFLRIARIAWPGHLAEINRIEPAARRDLLIAAEARRLTAHPHGPVIAAGSTGSMPATAKFLHAVASLPHGAVVLPGLDTDLDEEAWRSIGGVRDSLGKFAEHPASNHPQYAMHALLDRFGIKRSDVDILQPPAAGGRDLLASESMRPSAKTEVWHDRLRQPDVAAKITGSMTNLAVVEAPNPEMEALAIAIAMREARHLDKSAALVTPDRALARRVMAALTRWDLAFDDSGGDVLMETSAGVFARLTAEAATKGLEPPTLLAMLKHPLCRLGRLPGAWKAAIEGLELAVLRGTRPPAGTAGLLREFNRFRDELAKLWRNEVSALHRAEPRARLKAEELDRIQLLIDALQKALAPIESLATSKPFDFAELAHRHREIMIELSRDEQGGLSLAFEEREGLALAGAFDDLLRGGTTSGLMVTLPDYADVFQTAFSDRAVRRRDRPGARLQIYGPLESRLMQADRIIVGGLIEGVWPPTPRIDPWLSRPMRHELGLDLPERRIGLSAHDFAQLLGGDEVILTHSAKAGGAPAVASRFLHRLEAVAGDDLWKAAIRAGEKYVQFAGALDQPAEVKPIKQPEPRPPRATRPLKMSVTAIEDWLRDPYTIYARHILRLDALDPVDMPLSAADRGSAIHDALGEFTETYATRLPDDPARVLRAIGEKYFAPLMERPEARALWWPRFQRIARWFGEWETARREAIEAITAETQGEISITLDPQRSFRLSARADRIERRQGGGYAILDYKTGQPPTGKQVRMGLSPQLTLEAAILREGGFPDIDAGASVSQLVYVRLSGNNPPGEERILELKFKPGDEPQLPDTAAAEARAKLEALIRAFEDENQPYTSLNLPMWTNRYGTYDDLARIKEWSAAGGLGIEEW, encoded by the coding sequence ATGCGCGTTTTCAGCGTCCCCCTCTCAGTTCCGTTTCTGCGCACGGTCGTCACGGCCCTGCTCGACGGCCGGCTGGTCGATGGGTTCGAGGCGCGCAAGGAACCGGCGCGGCTCGCGGACGCGACGCTGTACCTGCCGACCCGGCGCGCGATGCGCGTCGTCCGCGAGATCTTCCTCGACGAGATGAAGGCGGATGCGGTCGTGCTGCCGCGCATCGTCGCGCTCGGCGACATCGACGAGGACGAGCTCGCTTTCGCCGATGAAGGCGAACAGTTTTCCGGCGCAACGCCGCTCGACATTCCGCCGCGGCTTGGCGAGCTCGAACGCCGCCTGACGCTGGCGCAGCTCGTCACCGCCTGGGCCAAGGGCCCGGTGCTGTCGCCACTGGTGGTCGGCGGTCCCGCCTCGACGCTGGCGCTTGCTTCCGACCTCGCCCGGTTGATCGACGACATGGTCACGCGCGGCGTCGACTGGAGCTCGCTCGACGGTCTCGTGCCTGATAATCTCGACCGCTACTGGCAGCACTCGCTCGAATTCTTGCGCATCGCACGCATCGCCTGGCCCGGCCATCTCGCCGAGATCAACCGGATCGAGCCGGCGGCACGGCGCGATCTCCTGATCGCCGCGGAAGCGAGGCGCCTGACCGCGCATCCCCATGGTCCCGTGATCGCGGCAGGTTCGACCGGCTCGATGCCGGCCACCGCAAAATTCCTCCATGCAGTCGCATCGCTACCGCACGGCGCGGTGGTGCTGCCGGGGCTCGACACCGATCTCGACGAGGAGGCCTGGCGCAGCATCGGCGGCGTGCGCGACTCGCTCGGCAAGTTCGCGGAGCATCCGGCCTCGAACCATCCGCAATATGCCATGCACGCGCTGCTGGATCGCTTCGGCATCAAGCGCAGCGACGTCGACATCCTGCAGCCGCCGGCCGCAGGCGGCCGCGATTTGCTGGCGTCCGAATCGATGCGGCCGTCCGCCAAGACGGAAGTCTGGCACGACCGTCTGAGGCAGCCTGATGTCGCCGCGAAGATCACCGGCAGCATGACGAACCTCGCGGTCGTCGAAGCCCCCAACCCCGAGATGGAAGCCCTCGCCATCGCAATCGCAATGCGCGAGGCGCGGCATCTCGACAAATCGGCGGCGCTGGTGACGCCAGATCGTGCGCTGGCGCGGCGGGTGATGGCTGCGCTGACCCGATGGGATCTCGCCTTCGACGATTCCGGCGGCGACGTGCTGATGGAAACGTCGGCCGGCGTTTTTGCCCGGCTCACCGCAGAAGCTGCGACCAAAGGCCTGGAGCCGCCAACGCTCTTGGCGATGCTGAAACATCCGCTCTGCCGGCTCGGCCGGCTGCCCGGCGCATGGAAGGCGGCGATCGAGGGCCTCGAGCTTGCGGTCTTGCGCGGCACGCGCCCACCCGCTGGCACGGCCGGCCTGTTGCGCGAATTCAACCGCTTTCGCGACGAGCTGGCAAAGCTGTGGCGCAACGAGGTGTCCGCGCTGCACCGCGCCGAGCCCCGTGCGCGTTTGAAGGCGGAGGAGCTCGATCGCATCCAGTTGCTGATCGATGCCTTGCAAAAGGCATTGGCGCCGATCGAGAGCCTCGCGACATCAAAGCCATTTGACTTCGCCGAGCTCGCGCACCGGCATCGCGAGATCATGATTGAGCTGTCGCGCGACGAGCAGGGGGGCCTTTCGCTCGCCTTCGAGGAGCGCGAAGGCCTGGCGCTCGCCGGCGCCTTCGACGATCTCCTGCGCGGCGGGACGACCAGCGGATTGATGGTAACGCTGCCCGACTACGCGGATGTCTTCCAGACCGCGTTCAGCGATCGCGCGGTGCGGCGTCGGGACAGACCGGGCGCGCGGCTGCAGATCTACGGCCCGCTGGAATCGCGCCTGATGCAGGCCGACCGCATCATTGTCGGCGGCCTGATCGAGGGCGTCTGGCCGCCGACGCCGCGGATCGATCCCTGGCTGAGCCGGCCGATGCGGCACGAGCTTGGTCTCGACCTGCCGGAGCGCCGCATTGGCCTCTCCGCCCACGACTTCGCGCAGCTGCTCGGCGGCGACGAGGTCATCCTCACCCATTCCGCCAAGGCCGGCGGCGCGCCGGCGGTCGCCTCGCGCTTCCTGCACCGGCTCGAGGCGGTTGCGGGCGACGATCTCTGGAAGGCGGCGATTCGCGCCGGCGAGAAATACGTGCAGTTCGCCGGCGCGCTGGACCAGCCCGCCGAAGTCAAACCGATCAAGCAGCCCGAGCCGCGCCCGCCGCGCGCGACGCGGCCGCTGAAAATGTCGGTCACCGCGATCGAGGACTGGCTGCGTGATCCCTACACGATCTACGCAAGACACATTTTGCGGCTGGATGCGCTCGATCCCGTCGATATGCCATTGTCCGCCGCCGACCGCGGCTCGGCGATCCACGATGCGCTCGGCGAATTCACCGAAACCTACGCCACTCGTCTGCCCGACGATCCCGCGCGCGTGCTGCGCGCGATCGGCGAAAAGTATTTCGCCCCGCTGATGGAGCGTCCCGAGGCGCGGGCGCTGTGGTGGCCGCGCTTCCAGCGCATCGCACGCTGGTTCGGCGAATGGGAGACGGCGCGTCGCGAGGCGATCGAGGCCATCACGGCAGAGACCCAAGGCGAGATCTCGATCACGCTCGATCCTCAGCGCAGCTTCCGCCTCTCCGCGCGCGCCGACCGCATCGAGCGGCGCCAGGGCGGCGGCTATGCTATCCTCGACTACAAGACCGGGCAGCCGCCGACCGGCAAACAGGTCCGCATGGGCCTGTCGCCGCAGCTGACGCTGGAAGCCGCGATCCTGCGCGAGGGCGGCTTTCCCGATATCGACGCCGGGGCGTCCGTGAGCCAGCTCGTCTATGTTCGCCTCAGCGGCAACAATCCGCCGGGCGAGGAGCGCATTCTCGAGCTCAAGTTCAAGCCGGGCGACGAGCCGCAGCTGCCGGATACCGCAGCCGCAGAAGCGCGGGCAAAATTGGAGGCGCTGATCCGCGCCTTCGAGGACGAGAATCAGCCCTATACCTCGTTGAACCTGCCGATGTGGACGAACCGCTACGGCACCTATGACGACCTCGCCCGCATCAAGGAATGGTCCGCGGCCGGCGGATTGGGGATCGAGGAATGGTGA
- a CDS encoding nucleotidyltransferase family protein, translated as MSVKPTKAMVLAAGFGLRMRPLTDKMPKPMVPVAGQPLLDHVLDKLGQAGVTEAVVNVHYLPDQIINHTASRQHPRVIISDERDQVLGTGGGVVKALPLLGDAPFFHVNSDTLWIDGVRSNLTRLAENFDPARMDILLLMAPTATSIGYGGRGDYGMLPDGALRKRKEKEVVPFVYAGAAIMSPAIFADAPKGEFSLTKMFDRANEQERLFGLRLDGVWMHVGTPDAVHAAEEAFLESVA; from the coding sequence ATGTCCGTCAAGCCGACCAAAGCCATGGTGCTCGCCGCAGGGTTCGGCCTACGCATGCGTCCGTTGACGGACAAGATGCCGAAGCCGATGGTGCCGGTGGCCGGCCAGCCGCTGCTCGACCACGTGCTCGACAAGCTCGGCCAGGCCGGCGTGACCGAGGCCGTGGTCAACGTGCATTACCTGCCGGACCAGATCATCAATCACACTGCATCACGCCAGCATCCGCGGGTGATCATCTCGGACGAACGCGACCAGGTGCTCGGCACCGGCGGCGGCGTGGTCAAGGCTCTGCCGCTGCTCGGCGATGCGCCGTTCTTCCACGTCAATTCCGACACGTTGTGGATCGATGGCGTGCGCTCCAATCTGACGCGGCTTGCGGAGAACTTCGACCCCGCGCGCATGGACATCCTGCTGCTGATGGCGCCGACCGCGACCAGCATCGGCTATGGCGGTCGCGGCGATTACGGCATGCTGCCCGACGGCGCCTTGCGCAAGCGCAAGGAGAAGGAAGTCGTTCCATTCGTCTATGCCGGCGCGGCGATCATGTCGCCTGCGATCTTCGCAGACGCGCCCAAGGGCGAGTTCTCACTGACCAAGATGTTCGACCGCGCCAACGAGCAGGAGCGGCTGTTCGGCCTGCGCCTCGACGGGGTCTGGATGCATGTCGGGACCCCCGACGCCGTGCATGCGGCAGAAGAGGCGTTTCTGGAGAGCGTGGCGTAG
- a CDS encoding PilZ domain-containing protein gives MAAKADQRGNSRVIFERGVPAQMMGIDGTWRRDCTMEDVSETGAKLTIDGSVEGLHLKEFFLLLSSTGLAYRRCELAWVNGDQIGVNFLKVGDKKKKARSTAVGA, from the coding sequence ATGGCGGCGAAAGCGGATCAGCGCGGGAATAGCCGGGTTATTTTCGAGCGCGGGGTTCCGGCCCAGATGATGGGCATCGACGGCACCTGGCGGCGCGACTGCACCATGGAGGACGTCTCCGAGACCGGCGCCAAGCTGACCATCGACGGCTCGGTGGAAGGGCTCCATCTGAAGGAATTTTTTCTCCTGCTGTCTTCCACCGGACTTGCGTACCGGCGTTGCGAGCTGGCCTGGGTCAATGGCGACCAGATCGGAGTCAATTTCCTCAAGGTCGGCGACAAGAAGAAAAAGGCGCGCTCCACAGCCGTCGGGGCGTGA
- the tsaE gene encoding tRNA (adenosine(37)-N6)-threonylcarbamoyltransferase complex ATPase subunit type 1 TsaE, with the protein MTEPITFSVALRNETATAQLMADLALLVGPGDVITLTGDLGAGKTAAARSLIRYLADDETLEVPSPTFTLVQGYELPPFPVMHADLYRVENESELEEIGLSPLPDATLVLIEWPERAPSAMPGDRIDIALTHRPALGSNARAADITGYGKAAAIVARLKAQREFLDAAGYMDSTRRRMAGDASTRSYARLLRDDEIVILMNFPQRPDGAAMYDGKSYSAAVHLAENVKPFVAIDEGLRAQGISAPAIHHSDLDHGFLITEDFGSEGVIEGDPPRPIPERYEAATDVLATLHGKSLPETLPLGGQSYDIPVFDDEALLIEIGLMPEWYLPDRNAPLSAEARSVFFAMWRELLRKPLAAPRSWIIRDYHSPNLIWLGKRSGIERVGVIDFQDTVLGPRSYDVVSLLQDARIDVPEALELTLLSRYIKARRANDAGFDAAGFAELYAIMSAQRNTRLLGTFARLNRRDGKPHYLRHQPRIWTYLQRSLAHPALNSLRDWYLANVPPPQP; encoded by the coding sequence ATGACTGAACCCATCACATTCTCCGTCGCGCTCCGCAACGAGACGGCCACTGCGCAACTGATGGCCGATCTCGCGCTGCTGGTCGGTCCCGGCGACGTCATCACGCTCACCGGCGATCTCGGTGCCGGCAAGACCGCGGCGGCGCGCAGCCTGATCCGCTATCTCGCCGACGACGAGACGCTGGAGGTGCCGAGCCCGACCTTCACGCTGGTGCAGGGCTATGAGCTGCCGCCCTTCCCTGTGATGCACGCCGACCTCTACCGCGTCGAGAACGAGAGCGAGCTCGAGGAGATCGGGCTTTCGCCGCTGCCCGATGCCACGCTCGTGCTGATCGAGTGGCCGGAGCGCGCGCCGTCGGCGATGCCTGGGGATCGCATCGACATCGCACTGACGCACCGGCCCGCGCTGGGCTCGAATGCGCGCGCCGCTGACATCACCGGATACGGCAAGGCCGCCGCGATCGTCGCCCGGCTGAAGGCGCAGCGCGAATTCCTGGATGCGGCCGGCTACATGGATTCAACGCGCAGGCGCATGGCGGGCGATGCCTCGACGCGCTCCTATGCGCGGCTGCTGCGCGACGACGAGATCGTCATCCTCATGAACTTTCCGCAGCGGCCCGACGGCGCGGCGATGTACGATGGAAAATCCTACAGCGCCGCGGTGCATCTCGCCGAAAACGTCAAACCTTTCGTCGCCATCGATGAAGGCCTGCGCGCCCAGGGGATTTCGGCGCCCGCGATCCACCATTCCGATCTCGACCATGGCTTCCTGATCACCGAAGATTTCGGCAGCGAGGGCGTGATCGAAGGCGATCCGCCGCGCCCGATTCCCGAGCGCTACGAGGCCGCGACCGACGTGCTGGCCACACTGCACGGCAAGTCGCTGCCGGAAACGCTGCCACTGGGCGGGCAGAGCTACGACATTCCGGTCTTCGACGACGAGGCGCTGCTGATCGAGATCGGCCTGATGCCGGAATGGTATCTGCCCGATCGCAACGCGCCGCTGAGCGCGGAGGCACGCTCGGTGTTTTTCGCGATGTGGCGCGAGTTGCTCAGGAAGCCGTTGGCGGCGCCGCGGTCATGGATCATCCGCGACTATCACTCGCCCAACCTGATCTGGCTTGGGAAGCGCAGCGGCATCGAACGCGTCGGCGTGATCGATTTCCAAGATACCGTGCTGGGGCCGCGATCCTACGATGTCGTCTCGCTGCTTCAAGATGCCCGCATCGACGTGCCCGAGGCGCTCGAACTGACGCTGCTGTCGCGCTACATCAAGGCGCGCCGTGCGAACGATGCAGGCTTCGACGCGGCCGGTTTCGCCGAGCTCTACGCCATCATGTCGGCGCAGCGGAACACGCGCCTGCTCGGCACCTTCGCCCGACTCAATCGCCGCGACGGCAAGCCGCATTATCTGCGTCACCAGCCGCGGATCTGGACCTATCTCCAGCGCTCGCTGGCGCATCCCGCGCTGAACTCTTTGCGCGACTGGTATCTCGCTAACGTCCCGCCGCCGCAACCCTGA
- a CDS encoding PAS domain-containing sensor histidine kinase produces MSGVIVSMRRTLLSCTSLARNGLLGGAFAALLPAAPAEAADLFDTLSIMLDFNRQELAVLATALALLGFSVVAAILLMRTRVRTAKNEARLRARIGELQLQADRFGALLFAEPQVLISWPAGDNRAQISGDISMVLPRDSSPQRVLAFGTWLPPEPALQMDHAVDALREHGDGFQLTLTTAHGHTLEAIGRAIGGQAIVRIRELSGLRRDLAETHLRYKALSDETEMLRGFAAAAPWPIWAKGENGALTYANPAYVRATEAASITDAQQRKLELLDSADRTAMERGLKDSANFNSRLPIVIDGERRIYDVRAVNVGSGSVGVAIDASEAAALSSALIRMAEAHRRTLDQLSSGVAVFDGQRRLAFYNDSYRRLWDLDRTFLDANPDDSSVLDQLRAARKLPEQPDFRAWKAKLHEAYRAVETAKDTWYLPDGRALSVVTTPNPEGGVTYLFDDVTESLELARRFDGMIRVQRETLDSLAEGVAVFGSNGKAQLFNPAFVRMWKLSSDAMRDEPHIQTVEGWCHQLFDDPMVWRQIREAITSIENRADVPLKLERKDGSVLDGMIRPLHDGATMLTFQDITDTENVERALRERNEALEAADQMKVDFVHHVSYELRSPLTTIIGFAHFLSDPSTGPLTPKQAEYLDYVTKSTNALLALTNNILDLATIDAGAMKLELGPVDVSKTIELAAEGIQDRLATDRIRLKVEIAPDVGSFVGDEKRVVQVLYNLLANAVGFSPQDSTVGISARRTERSVVFTVTDSGPGIPADMKDKVFNWFESRSQGSRHRGAGLGLSLVRSFVELHGGKVRVDSIVGRGTVVICDFPTDQAAHRDAAE; encoded by the coding sequence ATGTCAGGCGTGATCGTGTCGATGCGTCGGACGCTGCTGTCGTGCACATCGTTGGCGCGCAACGGCTTGTTGGGAGGCGCTTTCGCGGCGCTGCTGCCGGCTGCGCCGGCCGAGGCCGCCGATCTCTTCGACACTCTCTCCATCATGCTGGATTTCAACCGGCAGGAACTCGCGGTGCTCGCCACCGCGCTGGCCCTGCTCGGCTTCTCGGTCGTGGCCGCGATCCTGTTGATGCGCACGCGCGTGCGCACGGCCAAGAACGAGGCACGGCTGCGTGCGCGAATCGGGGAACTGCAGCTCCAGGCCGATCGCTTCGGCGCGCTGCTGTTCGCCGAACCGCAGGTCCTGATCTCCTGGCCGGCCGGCGACAATCGCGCGCAGATTTCCGGCGACATCTCCATGGTGCTGCCGCGCGATTCCTCGCCGCAACGCGTGCTCGCGTTCGGAACCTGGCTGCCTCCGGAACCCGCGCTGCAGATGGACCACGCCGTCGATGCGCTGCGCGAGCATGGCGACGGGTTCCAGCTCACGCTGACCACCGCGCATGGCCACACGCTCGAGGCCATCGGCCGCGCCATCGGCGGCCAGGCCATTGTCAGGATTCGCGAGCTCTCCGGGCTCCGGCGCGATCTGGCCGAGACCCATCTGCGTTACAAGGCGCTCTCCGACGAGACCGAGATGCTACGTGGCTTCGCCGCCGCCGCACCCTGGCCGATCTGGGCCAAGGGGGAGAACGGCGCACTGACCTACGCCAACCCGGCCTATGTCCGTGCGACCGAGGCGGCCAGCATCACCGACGCCCAGCAGCGCAAGCTCGAGCTGCTCGACAGCGCCGACCGCACCGCGATGGAGCGGGGACTGAAGGACAGCGCCAACTTCAACTCGCGGCTGCCGATCGTGATCGACGGCGAGCGGCGCATCTACGACGTACGCGCCGTCAATGTCGGCAGCGGCAGCGTTGGCGTCGCCATCGATGCCAGCGAAGCGGCTGCGCTCAGCTCGGCCCTCATACGCATGGCGGAGGCGCATCGCCGCACGCTGGACCAGCTCTCCTCCGGCGTTGCCGTGTTCGACGGCCAGCGCCGCCTCGCCTTCTACAACGATTCCTATCGCCGGCTGTGGGACCTCGACCGCACCTTCCTCGACGCCAACCCCGATGATTCCAGCGTGCTCGACCAGCTTCGCGCCGCGCGCAAGCTGCCGGAGCAGCCGGACTTCCGCGCCTGGAAGGCCAAGCTTCACGAAGCCTATCGCGCGGTCGAGACCGCCAAGGACACCTGGTACCTGCCCGACGGCCGCGCGCTCTCCGTGGTCACCACGCCGAACCCGGAAGGCGGCGTCACCTATCTGTTCGACGACGTCACCGAGAGCCTCGAGCTGGCCCGCCGCTTCGACGGCATGATCCGGGTGCAGCGCGAGACGCTGGACAGTCTCGCCGAGGGCGTTGCGGTGTTCGGCAGCAACGGCAAGGCGCAGCTGTTCAACCCGGCCTTTGTCCGGATGTGGAAGCTGTCGAGCGATGCCATGCGCGACGAGCCGCACATCCAGACCGTCGAAGGCTGGTGCCATCAGCTGTTCGACGACCCCATGGTCTGGCGCCAGATCCGCGAGGCCATCACCTCGATCGAGAATCGCGCCGACGTGCCGCTGAAGCTGGAGCGCAAGGACGGCAGCGTGCTCGACGGCATGATCCGGCCGCTGCATGACGGCGCCACCATGCTGACGTTCCAGGACATCACCGACACCGAGAATGTCGAGCGCGCGCTGCGCGAGCGCAACGAGGCGCTGGAGGCCGCCGACCAGATGAAGGTGGATTTCGTCCACCACGTCTCCTACGAGCTGCGCTCGCCGCTCACCACCATCATCGGCTTCGCGCATTTCCTCAGCGATCCCTCGACCGGGCCGCTGACGCCGAAGCAGGCCGAGTATCTCGACTACGTCACCAAATCGACCAACGCGCTGTTGGCGCTGACCAACAACATCCTCGATCTCGCCACCATCGACGCCGGCGCGATGAAGCTGGAACTCGGGCCCGTCGACGTCAGCAAGACCATCGAGCTGGCCGCCGAGGGCATCCAGGACCGCCTTGCCACCGACCGTATCCGCCTCAAGGTCGAGATCGCGCCCGATGTCGGCAGCTTCGTCGGCGACGAGAAGCGCGTGGTGCAGGTGCTCTATAACCTCCTCGCCAACGCCGTCGGGTTTTCTCCACAGGATTCCACCGTCGGCATCAGCGCGCGCCGCACCGAACGCAGCGTGGTCTTCACTGTGACAGATTCCGGGCCTGGAATACCTGCCGACATGAAGGACAAGGTGTTCAACTGGTTCGAAAGCCGCTCGCAAGGCTCGCGTCACCGCGGTGCCGGGCTCGGACTGTCGCTGGTGCGCTCCTTCGTCGAGCTGCATGGCGGCAAGGTGCGGGTGGATTCGATCGTCGGCCGGGGCACGGTCGTGATCTGCGATTTCCCGACCGACCAGGCGGCGCATCGCGACGCCGCCGAATGA
- the dut gene encoding dUTP diphosphatase, translating to MSTKVTVELQPLAHAEGLPLPAYQTAEAAGLDLMAAVPDSDPMTLAPGQYALVPTGLAIALPPGHEAQVRPRSGLAAKHGVTVLNSPGTIDADYRGEIKVILINHGAAPFVIKRGERIAQMVIAPVVQAALVPVATLSATDRGAGGFGSTGR from the coding sequence TTGAGCACGAAAGTCACGGTCGAACTGCAACCCCTCGCGCATGCCGAAGGTCTGCCGCTCCCGGCCTATCAGACCGCCGAGGCCGCCGGCCTCGACCTGATGGCCGCAGTGCCGGACAGCGACCCGATGACGCTCGCGCCCGGCCAATACGCGCTGGTGCCGACCGGCCTCGCGATCGCGCTGCCGCCCGGGCACGAGGCGCAGGTGCGGCCGCGTTCGGGGCTTGCGGCCAAGCACGGTGTCACCGTGCTGAACTCGCCGGGCACGATCGACGCGGACTATCGCGGCGAGATCAAGGTGATCCTGATCAACCACGGCGCGGCGCCGTTCGTGATCAAGCGCGGCGAGCGCATCGCCCAGATGGTGATTGCGCCTGTGGTGCAGGCCGCGCTGGTTCCCGTGGCCACCTTATCGGCAACCGATCGCGGCGCCGGCGGCTTCGGCTCGACCGGCCGCTAG
- the coaBC gene encoding bifunctional phosphopantothenoylcysteine decarboxylase/phosphopantothenate--cysteine ligase CoaBC: MASLTIRKLDDAVKTYLRLRSAKNHRSVEEEVRVILRELIEGREEPLTPFAVPAAASTTATPQRTGALPEASVTLIIGGGIAAYKSLDLIRRLKERRVEVRCVLTKAAQQFVTPLAVSALSHERVYTDLFDPQSEFDAGHIRLARDCDLIVVAPATADLMAKMANGHADDLASAILLATNRKVLLAPAMNPLMWNNAATRRNVGVLQRDGVVLIGPNSGEMAEAGEAGTGRMSEAIEIANAAERLLRPPVPRPLAGKRVLITAGPTHEPIDPVRYIANRSSGKQGFAIAAAAQAAGAEVILVSGPVDLSDPQGVTVKHVESARQMLEQVQAALPADIAIFAAAVADWRVANEGEQKLKKTSAGMPPLQLVENPDILATISKLTDKRPPLVIGFAAETEHLIDNAKSKLARKGCDWIVANDVSPATGVMGGDRNTVHLISRKNDVKDGEIAVDSWPVMTKEQVAIELVAHVAKSVTAKSREPAS; encoded by the coding sequence ATGGCAAGCCTGACCATCCGCAAGCTCGACGACGCCGTCAAAACCTATTTGCGGCTGCGCTCGGCCAAGAATCACAGGTCGGTCGAGGAAGAGGTCCGGGTCATCTTGCGGGAGCTGATCGAGGGCCGGGAGGAGCCGCTGACGCCGTTTGCAGTGCCAGCGGCAGCGTCCACCACGGCGACGCCCCAGCGCACCGGCGCCCTCCCCGAGGCCAGCGTCACCCTGATCATCGGCGGCGGGATCGCGGCCTATAAATCACTCGACCTGATCCGCCGGCTGAAGGAGCGGCGCGTCGAGGTCCGCTGCGTGCTGACCAAGGCGGCGCAGCAATTCGTCACGCCGCTGGCCGTGAGCGCGCTGTCGCATGAGCGCGTCTACACCGACCTGTTCGACCCCCAGAGCGAGTTCGACGCCGGCCACATCCGCCTCGCGCGCGACTGCGACCTGATCGTGGTGGCGCCGGCCACCGCCGACCTGATGGCCAAGATGGCCAACGGCCATGCCGACGATCTCGCCAGCGCCATCCTGCTCGCGACCAACCGCAAGGTGCTGCTGGCGCCGGCGATGAACCCCCTGATGTGGAACAACGCGGCGACGCGACGCAATGTCGGCGTGCTCCAGCGCGACGGCGTGGTGTTGATCGGCCCGAATTCCGGCGAGATGGCGGAGGCGGGTGAAGCCGGGACCGGCCGCATGTCCGAAGCCATCGAGATCGCCAATGCCGCCGAGCGGCTGCTGCGGCCACCGGTGCCGCGTCCACTCGCCGGCAAGCGTGTGCTGATTACCGCAGGTCCCACGCACGAACCGATCGATCCGGTGCGCTACATCGCCAACCGTTCCTCCGGCAAGCAGGGCTTTGCCATCGCCGCCGCTGCGCAGGCCGCGGGCGCCGAGGTGATTTTGGTCAGCGGTCCGGTCGACCTTAGCGATCCCCAGGGCGTGACCGTGAAGCATGTCGAATCGGCAAGGCAGATGCTGGAGCAGGTGCAGGCCGCACTTCCCGCCGACATCGCGATCTTCGCCGCCGCGGTCGCCGACTGGCGCGTCGCCAATGAAGGCGAACAGAAGTTGAAGAAGACGTCGGCCGGCATGCCGCCGCTACAGCTGGTCGAAAACCCCGACATCCTCGCCACGATCTCGAAGCTGACCGACAAGCGGCCGCCGCTGGTGATCGGCTTCGCCGCCGAGACCGAGCACCTCATCGACAACGCCAAGTCAAAACTCGCACGCAAGGGCTGCGACTGGATCGTCGCCAACGACGTTTCGCCGGCCACCGGCGTGATGGGCGGCGACCGCAACACCGTCCATCTCATCAGCCGCAAGAATGACGTGAAGGACGGCGAGATCGCAGTTGATTCCTGGCCGGTGATGACCAAGGAACAGGTCGCCATCGAACTGGTCGCGCATGTCGCCAAGAGCGTGACCGCCAAATCCCGGGAGCCGGCATCTTGA